The following proteins are co-located in the Pontiella desulfatans genome:
- a CDS encoding BaiN/RdsA family NAD(P)/FAD-dependent oxidoreductase — MESFDVIVVGGGPAGMMAAGHAAEYGRRVLLLEKNRRLGQKLELTGGGRCNITNAEFDTRRFLSHFGEATQFLFSPFSRFAVQDTFDFFAGRGLPLMVEEERKRAFPQTEKSTDVIDSLEAYLREGDVDIQFGTMVKRLLIEDGAIAGVETNRGPFRAESVVLATGGAAYKETGSTGEAFDWLRAAGHAVAEASPDIVPLRVREPWVKELSGTSLEPMEIVFTAANGERVAKKGKLLFTHFGISGPLILNSAHEVKRLLQQGPVPATIDLFPGLQVNETDRRVLEVFDANKNKLVRNVVKLLAPAGMGSALAALLPEELQEKQVNRATQDDRKTIVQTMKALPLTVTGTMGYDWAVVCDGGVPLTEIDTRTMASRIHPNLFIVGDLLHISRPSGGYSLQLCWTTGWVAGESA, encoded by the coding sequence ATGGAATCTTTCGATGTGATTGTGGTGGGCGGCGGGCCCGCCGGTATGATGGCCGCCGGGCATGCGGCGGAATATGGGCGGCGGGTGCTGCTGCTCGAAAAGAACCGGCGGCTGGGCCAGAAGCTCGAGCTCACGGGGGGCGGGCGCTGCAACATTACCAATGCCGAGTTCGACACCCGGCGGTTCCTTTCCCATTTCGGCGAGGCCACCCAGTTTCTCTTTTCCCCTTTTTCCCGCTTCGCCGTGCAGGATACGTTCGATTTTTTCGCCGGCCGCGGCCTGCCACTGATGGTGGAGGAGGAGCGCAAGCGCGCCTTCCCGCAAACGGAAAAATCGACGGATGTCATCGATTCCCTGGAAGCCTACCTGCGCGAAGGCGATGTGGACATCCAGTTCGGGACGATGGTGAAACGGTTGCTGATCGAGGACGGGGCGATTGCGGGGGTGGAAACCAACCGGGGGCCATTCCGGGCGGAAAGCGTGGTGCTGGCAACCGGCGGAGCGGCGTACAAGGAGACCGGCTCCACCGGAGAGGCGTTCGACTGGTTGCGCGCGGCCGGGCATGCGGTGGCCGAGGCCTCGCCCGACATTGTCCCGCTGCGCGTGAGGGAGCCGTGGGTGAAGGAGTTGTCCGGCACGTCGCTCGAACCGATGGAAATCGTCTTCACCGCCGCCAACGGGGAACGCGTGGCCAAGAAGGGCAAACTGCTCTTCACCCATTTCGGCATTTCCGGCCCGCTGATCCTCAACAGCGCCCACGAAGTGAAGCGGCTGCTCCAGCAGGGGCCGGTGCCGGCAACCATCGACCTCTTCCCCGGGCTGCAGGTGAACGAAACCGACCGCCGCGTGCTGGAGGTGTTCGATGCCAACAAAAACAAGCTGGTGCGCAATGTGGTGAAGCTCCTCGCCCCCGCCGGCATGGGCAGTGCGCTGGCGGCCTTGCTGCCGGAAGAGCTCCAGGAAAAGCAGGTGAACCGTGCCACCCAGGACGACCGGAAAACCATTGTCCAAACCATGAAGGCCCTGCCCCTGACGGTGACCGGAACCATGGGCTACGACTGGGCCGTCGTTTGCGACGGCGGAGTTCCGCTGACCGAAATCGACACCCGCACCATGGCCTCGCGGATCCACCCCAACCTGTTCATTGTTGGCGACCTGCTGCACATCAGCCGCCCCTCCGGCGGCTATTCGCTCCAACTCTGCTGGACGACCGGCTGGGTCGCCGGGGAAAGCGCCTAG